The following proteins come from a genomic window of Chloroflexota bacterium:
- a CDS encoding WecB/TagA/CpsF family glycosyltransferase gives MQSPQRVNILGVSISAINMALALETIEGWIARREPHYVCVTSVHGVMESQRDDVLRRIHNAAGLVTPDGMPLVWLSRLMGFWHVERVYGPDLMLALCKRSVTNGYRHFFYGGAQGVPNQLAVTLQRRFPGLRVVGTHSPPFHPVTPEEDAQAVQMINAADPDVVWIGLGTPKQERWMAEHRGCLAPPVLIGVGAAFDFLTGRRPQAPRWMQCAGLEWLFRLLSEPRRLWRRYLINNPLFLLLVLMQALGLRHYSIDQSN, from the coding sequence ATGCAATCACCACAGCGGGTCAACATCCTAGGCGTAAGCATCAGTGCTATTAATATGGCACTAGCTCTGGAGACAATAGAGGGCTGGATCGCGCGTAGGGAGCCCCACTATGTCTGCGTCACCAGCGTCCACGGCGTAATGGAGAGCCAACGCGACGATGTGCTGAGGCGGATTCACAACGCGGCAGGCCTGGTTACGCCTGATGGCATGCCCTTGGTCTGGCTGAGCCGCTTGATGGGCTTTTGGCATGTGGAGCGGGTCTATGGCCCCGACCTGATGCTGGCCCTCTGCAAACGCTCAGTGACAAACGGGTATCGCCACTTCTTCTACGGTGGGGCGCAAGGGGTGCCGAATCAGTTAGCGGTCACGCTCCAGCGGCGCTTTCCGGGCCTGCGTGTTGTGGGTACTCATTCGCCACCTTTCCATCCCGTCACGCCAGAGGAAGATGCACAGGCTGTCCAAATGATCAATGCGGCCGACCCGGACGTGGTCTGGATTGGTCTCGGCACGCCCAAACAGGAGCGCTGGATGGCCGAACACAGAGGCTGCCTGGCGCCGCCGGTGCTCATCGGTGTCGGCGCGGCCTTTGACTTTCTCACCGGTCGCAGACCCCAGGCCCCTCGCTGGATGCAGTGCGCCGGCCTGGAATGGCTCTTCCGGCTGCTCTCTGAACCCCGGAGGCTGTGGCGACGCTATTTGATCAACAACCCGCTATTTCTGCTGTTGGTGTTGATGCAGGCCCT
- a CDS encoding NAD-dependent epimerase/dehydratase family protein, producing the protein MSFWQDCNILITGGASFIGSHLTDALVERGAKVRIVDDLSSGKMENIQQHLASGTVEFIHADLREPGIARMAMRDIEVVFHLAADHGGRGYVEMHQAGPASNLFLDGLVFWEARRAGVEKVIFASSGCVYPNFLQNNPDREVYLTEDMVKPPYDADNMYGWAKLMGELTLRAYHKEFGMKTASCRYFTVYGPRGVENHAVIAMIAKAFIGQNPFEIWGDGTQVRNWTYIDDIVGGTILAAEKIDDGTAVNLGTMERVRVIDAVKMVLEYTGHKAEMVFRPEMPVGPLNRVADNSLAKKLLGWEPQVPFREGLKHTIDWYFATKDREQVRGFLGRMLMER; encoded by the coding sequence ATGTCATTTTGGCAAGATTGTAACATACTGATCACAGGCGGAGCCTCTTTCATTGGCTCCCATCTCACTGACGCCCTGGTGGAGCGCGGGGCGAAGGTGCGCATTGTGGATGACCTCTCCAGCGGCAAAATGGAGAACATCCAGCAACACCTGGCCAGCGGCACCGTGGAGTTCATCCACGCCGATCTGCGCGAGCCGGGTATAGCCCGAATGGCGATGCGGGATATTGAGGTCGTTTTCCACCTGGCGGCCGACCACGGCGGGCGTGGCTACGTGGAGATGCACCAGGCCGGCCCGGCCTCCAACCTGTTCCTCGATGGTCTGGTTTTCTGGGAGGCCCGCCGGGCTGGGGTAGAAAAGGTCATCTTCGCTTCATCAGGGTGTGTCTACCCTAACTTCTTGCAGAACAATCCTGACAGAGAAGTTTACCTGACCGAGGACATGGTCAAGCCGCCCTACGACGCCGACAACATGTACGGCTGGGCCAAGCTAATGGGTGAATTGACCTTGAGGGCCTATCACAAAGAATTCGGAATGAAGACAGCCTCATGCCGCTATTTCACCGTCTACGGCCCACGGGGCGTGGAGAACCACGCGGTCATCGCTATGATCGCCAAAGCCTTTATCGGCCAAAACCCCTTTGAGATCTGGGGAGATGGCACTCAGGTGCGGAACTGGACCTACATTGACGACATCGTGGGGGGCACCATCCTGGCCGCCGAGAAGATTGACGACGGCACTGCGGTCAACCTGGGCACGATGGAACGGGTGCGGGTGATTGACGCCGTGAAGATGGTGCTGGAATATACCGGTCATAAAGCGGAGATGGTTTTCCGTCCGGAGATGCCGGTCGGCCCGCTGAATCGTGTAGCCGACAACTCCCTGGCAAAGAAGCTCCTAGGCTGGGAACCGCAGGTTCCCTTCCGAGAGGGGCTGAAGCATACCATTGACTGGTACTTCGCCACCAAGGACAGGGAGCAGGTGCGAGGGTTTTTGGGGCGGATGTTGATGGAGAGGTAA